One genomic segment of Brassica napus cultivar Da-Ae chromosome A3, Da-Ae, whole genome shotgun sequence includes these proteins:
- the LOC106438704 gene encoding NADH dehydrogenase [ubiquinone] flavoprotein 2, mitochondrial, protein MLARLAAKRLLEIRQAFRQPPTQAYRSFSTALNYHLDSPDNKPDLPWEFSEANKSKVKEILSYYPSNYKQSAVIPLLDLAQQQHGGWLPVSAMNAVAKVIEVAPIRVYEVATFYSMFNRAKVGKYHLLVCGTTPCMIRGSRDIESALLDHLGVKRGEVTKDGLFSVGEMECMGCCVNAPMITVADYSNGSEGYTYNYFEDVTPEKVVEIVEKLRKGEKPPHGTQNPKRIKCGPEGGNKTLLGEPKPPQFRDLDAC, encoded by the exons ATGCTGGCTAGGCTCGCTGCGAAGCGTCTTCTCGAGATCCGCCAAGCTTTCCGTCAACCTCCCACTCag GCGTATCGAAGCTTCTCGACAGCCTTGAACTAC CACCTGGATTCTCCTGACAACAAACCGGATCTTCCATGGGAGTTCTCTGAGGCTAACAAATCTAAG GTTAAGGAGATACTCTCTTACTATCCATCAAACTACAAGCAGTCTGCTGTGATTCCCCTTCTGGATCTCGCCCAACAACAGCATGGAGGCTGGCTCCCTGTTTCAGCTATGAATGCC GTTGCTAAAGTTATAGAAGTGGCTCCTATTCGTGTTTATGAGGTTGCAACATTTTATTCCATGTTCAACAGGGCAAAG GTCGGAAAGTACCACCTCCTAGTTTGTGGCACAACACCTTGCATGATCCGTGGTTCACGAGATATCGAATCAGCTTTGCTAGACCATTTGGGAGTGAAGCGCGGTG AAGTCACAAAGGATGGTTTGTTCTCTGTTGGAGAGATGGAATGCATG GGATGCTGTGTCAACGCGCCCATGATCACTGTGGCAGATTACTCCAATGGATCAGAAGGATATACATATAACTATTTC GAAGATGTTACACCTGAGAAAGTTGTAGAGATTGTTGAGAAGCTGAGAAAGGGAGAGAAGCCACCG cATGGAACTCAAAACCCAAAGAGGATCAAGTGCGGACCTGAAGGGGGAAACAAGACATTGCTTGGGGAGCCAAAGCCACCACAATTCCGTGATCTTGACGCTTGCTAA
- the LOC106438684 gene encoding transcription factor UNE12-like, producing the protein MASNNNPHENLSDQTPSDDFFDQILGLPNFSASSSDGGLGGGGGGGGAPPMMLQLGSGEEGSHMAGLVGGSGPSVFHNQMFPLGLSLDQGKGPVFLRPEGGGVHATVNRSSSSSSSMKGPVFHGQPMQQPAPAAPHQPTSIRPRVRARRGQATDPHSIAERLRRERIAERIRALQELVPTVNKTDRAAMIDEIVDYVKFLRLQVKVLSMSRLGGAGAVAPLVTDMPLSSSVEDETSEGGRTPQLAWEKWSNDGTERQVAKLMEENVGAAMQLLQSKALCMMPISLAMAIYHSQPPDTSSVVKPETNPPPQ; encoded by the exons ATGGCTAGTAACAACAACCCGCATGAGAACCTTTCAGACCAAACACCTTCTGATGACTTCTTCGACCAAATCCTCGGTCTTCCCAACTTCTCCGCTTCTTCCTCCGACGGTGGGttaggcggaggaggaggaggaggaggagcaccGCCGATGATGCTGCAGCTGGGCTCCGGAGAGGAAGGAAGTCACATGGCTGGGTTAGTAGGAGGAAGTGGACCAAGTGTGTTTCACAACCAGATGTTTCCTCTAGGGTTGAGTCTTGACCAAGGGAAAGGACCTGTCTTTCTTAGACCTGAAGGTGGTGGTGTTCATGCAACTGTGAatcgatcttcttcttcttcttcttctatgaaAGGACCT GTCTTCCATGGGCAGCCGATGCAACAGCCAGCTCCAGCAGCGCCACATCAGCCTACATCAATCCGTCCTAGAGTTCGAGCTAGGCGTGGTCAAGCTACTGATCCTCATAGCATCGCTGAAAGG CTACGTAGGGAAAGAATAGCTGAGCGGATCAGGGCGCTTCAAGAACTTGTACCCACTGTTAACAAG ACAGATAGAGCTGCTATGATCGATGAGATTGTGGACTATGTAAAGTTTCTCAGGCTCCAAGTTAAG GTTTTGAGCATGAGTCGTCTTGGTGGAGCCGGTGCGGTTGCTCCACTTGTTACTGATATGCCTTTGTCATCATCAGTTGag GATGAAACTAGTGAGGGTGGAAGGACACCACAACTTGCTTGGGAGAAATGGTCTAACGATGGGACTGAACGTCAAGTGGCTAAGTTGATGGAAGAAAACGTTGGAGCTGCTATGCAGCTTCTTCAATCTAAAGCTCTTTGTATGATGCCAATCTCATTGGCCATGGCTATTTACCATTCTCAGCCTCCAGATACGTCATCTGTGGTTAAACCAGAGACTAATCCTCCTCCACAGTAG
- the LOC106385593 gene encoding putative F-box/kelch-repeat protein At4g39756, with protein sequence MNSESEPSEKKKKNLNPSLSLFSLPNDILLNCMARISPSYYPKLSLVSKTFASLISSSKLKDTRFLQKTCEKILLVCFHYPTKSPSPSWFSLWLKPNQALTNDLEKKEESTGNALLVPIPSSYCCRPPTFMCKVGSECYAINRYCNPSFDLSVTTLGTGIWRKVPKMMTVAREDPIACVLDGKIYVMGGCSEDESKNWGEVYDTNTQTWESLPDPGFLRVSTLRKVEVMGKKIYISSNNWDAYDVYDTIEGTWEVVARMFESSVVVDYVRYCYTGTNFIWYGMKHNGSRRVNGLSVLERHCRAGSGHIEMANYGGKLLIIWDEFVYNARLRHEKTNIWCALIAFEKRNGDEEVWANVEWASSVLTVPLSCILLRHVMKAV encoded by the coding sequence ATGAACTCCGAATCGGAACCatcagagaaaaagaagaagaatttgaATCCATCTCTTTCGTTATTTTCTCTTCCAAATGACATCCTTCTGAACTGCATGGCGCGGATATCACCATCGTACTACCCTAAACTCTCTCTAGTCAGCAAGACCTTTGCCTCTCTCATCTCATCGTCCAAGCTCAAAGATACTAGGTTTCTTCAAAAAACATGTGAAAAAATCCTTCTTGTCTGTTTTCATTATCCCACTAAAAGTCCTAGTCCTTCCTGGTTCAGTCTCTGGTTAAAACCTAACCAAGCCCTAACCAATGACTTGgagaagaaggaagagtctACCGGGAATGCTCTGTTAGTACCAATACCCTCTTCTTATTGTTGTCGTCCACCAACGTTCATGTGTAAGGTTGGTTCAGAGTGCTACGCAATCAATCGATACTGTAATCCATCTTTCGATCTGTCGGTCACTACATTAGGAACTGGCATCTGGCGAAAAGTCCCCAAAATGATGACTGTGGCTCGAGAGGATCCCATTGCTTGTGTCCTTGATGGGAAAATATACGTTATGGGAGGTTGTAGCGAAGATGAATCCAAGAATTGGGGTGAGGTTTACGATACAAACACTCAAACTTGGGAATCTTTACCTGACCCTGGCTTCCTACGTGTTTCTACACTTAGGAAAGTGGAAGTGATGGGGAAAAAGATCTATATTTCAAGCAACAATTGGGATGCGTATGATGTTTATGATACCATAGAAGGTACATGGGAAGTTGTAGCACGCATGTTTGAGTCTAGTGTTGTGGTAGACTATGTAAGGTACTGTTACACTGGtacaaattttatttggtaCGGTATGAAGCATAATGGCTCGAGAAGGGTCAACGGTTTGTCGGTACTGGAGAGGCATTGCCGAGCTGGTAGTGGTCATATTGAAATGGCTAACTACGGTGGGAAACTCTTGATAATTTGGGACGAGTTTGTGTATAATGCTCGTCTTCGCCATGAGAAGACGAATATTTGGTGTGCTTTGATTGCGTTTGAGAAGCGGAATGGTGATGAAGAAGTTTGGGCTAACGTTGAGTGGGCTAGTAGTGTGCTTACTGTTCCCCTTTCATGTATTTTATTGCGTCATGTGATGAAAGCAGTTTGA
- the LOC106438685 gene encoding V-type proton ATPase subunit F, whose product MAGRASIPARNSALIAMIADEDTVVGFLMAGVGNVDIRRKTNYLIVDSKTTVRQIEDAFKEFSSRDDIAIILISQYVANMIRFLVDSYNKPVPAILEIPSKDHPYDPAHDSVLSRVKYLFSAESVSQR is encoded by the exons ATGGCTGGGAGAGCTTCGATCCCTGCTCGCAACTCTGCCCTCATCGCCATGATCGCCGATGAG GACACCGTTGTTGGGTTCTTGATGGCTGGAGTTGGTAATGTTGACATCAGGAGGAAGACTAATTACCTCATCGTCGACTCAA AGACAACTGTGAGGCAAATTGAGGATGCTTTCAAGGAATTCTCATCCAGAGATGATATTGCTATCATCCTCATCAGCCAATAT GTTGCCAATATGATCAGGTTCTTGGTGGATAGCTACAACAAGCCAGTTCCTGCAATCCTGGAGATCCCTTCCAAGGACCATCCTTATGATCCTGCTCATGACTCTGTTCTCTCCCGTGTCAAGTACCTCTTCTCTGCTGAATCTGTGTCACAGCGTTAA
- the LOC106438702 gene encoding cullin-1-like isoform X2 — translation MERKTIDLEQGWDYMQTGITKLKRILEGLPEPQFDSEQYMMLYTTIYNMCTQKPPHDYSQQLYDKYREAFEEYINSTVLPALKEKHDEYMLRELVKRWSNHKVMVRWLSRFFYYLDRYFIARRSLPPLNEVGLTCFRDRVYNELHSKVKDAVIALVDKEREGEQIDRALLKNVLDIYVEIGMGQMERYEVDFESFMLLDSASYYSRKASSWIQEDSCPDYMLKSEECLKKERERVAHYLHSSSEPKLVEKVQHELLVVYANQLLEKEHSGCRALLRDDKVDDLSRMYRLYHKIAKGLEPVANIFKQHVTAEGNALVQQAEDTATNQAANTASVQEQVLIRKVIELHDKYMVYVVECFQNHTLFHKALKEAFEIFCNKTVAGSSSAELLATFCDNILKKGGSEKLSDEAIEDTLEKVVKLLAYISDKDLFAEFYRKKLARRLLFDRSANDDHERSILTKLKQQCGGQFTSKMEGMVTDLTLARENQTSFEEYLGNNPAANPGIDLTVTVLTTGFWPSYKSFDINLPSEMVKCVEVFKGFYETKTKHRKLTWIYSLGTCHLNGKFDHKPIELVVSTYQAAVLLLFNTTDKLSYNDILTQLNLSHEDLVRLLHSLSCARYKILVKEPSTKTVSQTDSFEFNAKFTDRMRRIKIPLPPVDERKKVVEDVDKDRRYAIDAAIVRIMKSRKVLGHQQLVSECVEQLSRMFKPDIKAIKKRMEDLITRDYLERDKENANMFRYLA, via the exons ATGGAGCGCAAGACGATTGATTTGGAGCAGGGATGGGACTATATGCAGACTGGTATCACTAAGCTGAAACGGATTCTTGAGGGATTGCCTGAGCCGCAATTCGACTCTGAGCAGTACATGATGCTCTATAC GACTATCTACAACATGTGCACCCAGAAGCCTCCTCATGATTACTCGCAGCAGCTTTATGACAAGTATCGTGAAGCGTTTGAGGAGTATATTAACTCAACG GTTTTGCCTGCTTTGAAGGAGAAGCATGATGAGTACATGCTGCGGGAGCTGGTCAAGAGATGGTCTAACCATAAAGTCATGGTTCGATGGCTATCCCGATTCTTCTACTATCTTGACCGTTACTTCATTGCTCGGAGATCACTTCCACCGCTGAATGAAGTTGGCCTGACTTGCTTCCGTGACCGG GTTTATAACGAGTTGCATTCCAAGGTCAAAGATGCTGTAATAGCACTT GTTGATAAAGAACGGGAGGGCGAGCAGATTGACAGGGCTCTTCTGAAAAACGTATTGGACATCTATGTAGAGATTGGAATGGGACAGATGGAACGATACGAAGTGGATTTTGAAAGCTTCATGCTTTTGGATTCAGCTTCTTACTATTCTCGCAAAGCATCAAGCTGGATCCAGGAAGATTCTTGCCCTGATTACATGCTGAAG TCTGAAGAATGTCTGAagaaggagagggagagagtgGCTCACTACCTTCATTCAAGCAGCGAGCCAAAGCTGGTTGAG AAAGTACAACATGAGCTGTTGGTTGTATATGCAAATCAGCTTCTAGAAAAAGAGCACTCAGGGTGCCGTGCATTGCTGAGAGATGACAAG GTTGATGATCTCTCCCGGATGTACAGGCTTTATCATAAAATTGCTAAAGGTTTAGAACCTGTTGCAAACATATTCAAGCAG CATGTCACAGCCGAGGGTAACGCACTCGTCCAACAGGCGGAAGACACGGCCACTAATCAg GCTGCAAATACTGCTAGCGTGCAGGAACAG GTTCTCATCAGAAAAGTGATTGAGCTACATGATAAATACATGGTCTATGTCGTTGAGTGCTTCCAGAACCACACCCTCTTCCACAAG GCTCTGAAAGAGGCATTTGAGATATTCTGTAACAAAACAGTCGCTGGAAGTTCAAGTGCAGAATTGCTTGCAACATTCTGCGACAACATCCTCAAGAAGGGGGGTAGTGAGAAGCTGAGTGATGAAGCTATTGAAGACACGCTTGAGAAG GTGGTCAAATTGCTTGCCTATATAAGCGACAAGGATCTTTTTGCCGAGTTCTACAG GAAGAAGCTGGCACGCAGGCTCTTATTTGATCGCAGTGCTAATGATGATCATGAGAGAAGTATTCTTACAAAGCTCAAGCAGCAATGTGGTGGGCAGTTTACTTCTAAGATGGAGGGCATG GTGACAGATCTTACACTGGCCAGAGAAAACCAAACCAGTTTCGAGGAATATCTAGGCAATAACCCCGCTGCAAACCCAGGGATTGATTTGACCGTTACTGTTCTTACAACTGGTTTCTGGCCAAGCTACAAATCATTCGACATAAATCTTCCCAGTGAAATG GTCAAGTGTGTTGAAGTTTTCAAAGGGTTTTATGAAACTAAAACGAAACACAGGAAACTTACATGGATCTATTCACTAGGAACCTGTCACCTCAACGGCAAGTTTGATCACAAGCCCATTGAGTTAGTTGTGTCGACTTACCAG GCTGCTGTGCTTCTACTCTTTAACACAACAGACAAATTGAGCTACAACGACATCTTGACTCAACTGAACCTAAGCCATGAAGATCTAGTGAGGTTGCTTCATTCCTTGTCATGTGCTAGATACAAGATCCTTGTCAAGGAGCCAAGCACAAAGACTGTTTCCCAGACTGATTCATTTGAATTCAATGCCAAATTCACCGACAGAATGCGCAGAATAAAG ATCCCTCTCCCACCTGTCGATGAAAGGAAGAAAGTAGTGGAAGACGTGGACAAAGACAGACGCTATGCGATTGATGCTGCGATCGTGAGGATCATGAAGAGCAGGAAAGTGTTGGGACATCAACAGCTTGTATCCGAGTGCGTTGAGCAGCTTAGCCGAATGTTCAAG CCTGATATCAAAGCCATCAAGAAGCGTATGGAGGATTTGATAACGAGGGATTATTTGGAGAGGGACAAGGAGAACGCTAACATGTTTAGGTACTTGGCTTAG
- the LOC106438702 gene encoding cullin-1-like isoform X1 — MVTLVNFRNESKVQESFGNQSFRMERKTIDLEQGWDYMQTGITKLKRILEGLPEPQFDSEQYMMLYTTIYNMCTQKPPHDYSQQLYDKYREAFEEYINSTVLPALKEKHDEYMLRELVKRWSNHKVMVRWLSRFFYYLDRYFIARRSLPPLNEVGLTCFRDRVYNELHSKVKDAVIALVDKEREGEQIDRALLKNVLDIYVEIGMGQMERYEVDFESFMLLDSASYYSRKASSWIQEDSCPDYMLKSEECLKKERERVAHYLHSSSEPKLVEKVQHELLVVYANQLLEKEHSGCRALLRDDKVDDLSRMYRLYHKIAKGLEPVANIFKQHVTAEGNALVQQAEDTATNQAANTASVQEQVLIRKVIELHDKYMVYVVECFQNHTLFHKALKEAFEIFCNKTVAGSSSAELLATFCDNILKKGGSEKLSDEAIEDTLEKVVKLLAYISDKDLFAEFYRKKLARRLLFDRSANDDHERSILTKLKQQCGGQFTSKMEGMVTDLTLARENQTSFEEYLGNNPAANPGIDLTVTVLTTGFWPSYKSFDINLPSEMVKCVEVFKGFYETKTKHRKLTWIYSLGTCHLNGKFDHKPIELVVSTYQAAVLLLFNTTDKLSYNDILTQLNLSHEDLVRLLHSLSCARYKILVKEPSTKTVSQTDSFEFNAKFTDRMRRIKIPLPPVDERKKVVEDVDKDRRYAIDAAIVRIMKSRKVLGHQQLVSECVEQLSRMFKPDIKAIKKRMEDLITRDYLERDKENANMFRYLA, encoded by the exons ATGGTCACACTTGTCAATTTCAGAAACGAGTCCAAG GTCCAGGAGAGCTTTGGGAATCAATCTTTCAGAATGGAGCGCAAGACGATTGATTTGGAGCAGGGATGGGACTATATGCAGACTGGTATCACTAAGCTGAAACGGATTCTTGAGGGATTGCCTGAGCCGCAATTCGACTCTGAGCAGTACATGATGCTCTATAC GACTATCTACAACATGTGCACCCAGAAGCCTCCTCATGATTACTCGCAGCAGCTTTATGACAAGTATCGTGAAGCGTTTGAGGAGTATATTAACTCAACG GTTTTGCCTGCTTTGAAGGAGAAGCATGATGAGTACATGCTGCGGGAGCTGGTCAAGAGATGGTCTAACCATAAAGTCATGGTTCGATGGCTATCCCGATTCTTCTACTATCTTGACCGTTACTTCATTGCTCGGAGATCACTTCCACCGCTGAATGAAGTTGGCCTGACTTGCTTCCGTGACCGG GTTTATAACGAGTTGCATTCCAAGGTCAAAGATGCTGTAATAGCACTT GTTGATAAAGAACGGGAGGGCGAGCAGATTGACAGGGCTCTTCTGAAAAACGTATTGGACATCTATGTAGAGATTGGAATGGGACAGATGGAACGATACGAAGTGGATTTTGAAAGCTTCATGCTTTTGGATTCAGCTTCTTACTATTCTCGCAAAGCATCAAGCTGGATCCAGGAAGATTCTTGCCCTGATTACATGCTGAAG TCTGAAGAATGTCTGAagaaggagagggagagagtgGCTCACTACCTTCATTCAAGCAGCGAGCCAAAGCTGGTTGAG AAAGTACAACATGAGCTGTTGGTTGTATATGCAAATCAGCTTCTAGAAAAAGAGCACTCAGGGTGCCGTGCATTGCTGAGAGATGACAAG GTTGATGATCTCTCCCGGATGTACAGGCTTTATCATAAAATTGCTAAAGGTTTAGAACCTGTTGCAAACATATTCAAGCAG CATGTCACAGCCGAGGGTAACGCACTCGTCCAACAGGCGGAAGACACGGCCACTAATCAg GCTGCAAATACTGCTAGCGTGCAGGAACAG GTTCTCATCAGAAAAGTGATTGAGCTACATGATAAATACATGGTCTATGTCGTTGAGTGCTTCCAGAACCACACCCTCTTCCACAAG GCTCTGAAAGAGGCATTTGAGATATTCTGTAACAAAACAGTCGCTGGAAGTTCAAGTGCAGAATTGCTTGCAACATTCTGCGACAACATCCTCAAGAAGGGGGGTAGTGAGAAGCTGAGTGATGAAGCTATTGAAGACACGCTTGAGAAG GTGGTCAAATTGCTTGCCTATATAAGCGACAAGGATCTTTTTGCCGAGTTCTACAG GAAGAAGCTGGCACGCAGGCTCTTATTTGATCGCAGTGCTAATGATGATCATGAGAGAAGTATTCTTACAAAGCTCAAGCAGCAATGTGGTGGGCAGTTTACTTCTAAGATGGAGGGCATG GTGACAGATCTTACACTGGCCAGAGAAAACCAAACCAGTTTCGAGGAATATCTAGGCAATAACCCCGCTGCAAACCCAGGGATTGATTTGACCGTTACTGTTCTTACAACTGGTTTCTGGCCAAGCTACAAATCATTCGACATAAATCTTCCCAGTGAAATG GTCAAGTGTGTTGAAGTTTTCAAAGGGTTTTATGAAACTAAAACGAAACACAGGAAACTTACATGGATCTATTCACTAGGAACCTGTCACCTCAACGGCAAGTTTGATCACAAGCCCATTGAGTTAGTTGTGTCGACTTACCAG GCTGCTGTGCTTCTACTCTTTAACACAACAGACAAATTGAGCTACAACGACATCTTGACTCAACTGAACCTAAGCCATGAAGATCTAGTGAGGTTGCTTCATTCCTTGTCATGTGCTAGATACAAGATCCTTGTCAAGGAGCCAAGCACAAAGACTGTTTCCCAGACTGATTCATTTGAATTCAATGCCAAATTCACCGACAGAATGCGCAGAATAAAG ATCCCTCTCCCACCTGTCGATGAAAGGAAGAAAGTAGTGGAAGACGTGGACAAAGACAGACGCTATGCGATTGATGCTGCGATCGTGAGGATCATGAAGAGCAGGAAAGTGTTGGGACATCAACAGCTTGTATCCGAGTGCGTTGAGCAGCTTAGCCGAATGTTCAAG CCTGATATCAAAGCCATCAAGAAGCGTATGGAGGATTTGATAACGAGGGATTATTTGGAGAGGGACAAGGAGAACGCTAACATGTTTAGGTACTTGGCTTAG